A window of Hymenobacter aerilatus contains these coding sequences:
- a CDS encoding type II toxin-antitoxin system HigB family toxin, with the protein MRTISRSIINAFIARYPESAEVLRTWYAIVDAADWSTFQDMKDTFNTVDLIGDNHYVFNVGGNKYRIIALIFLPSRRVYLRAILTHKEYDKLSRKQILEM; encoded by the coding sequence ATGCGTACCATTAGCAGAAGCATCATCAATGCCTTCATTGCCCGATACCCTGAATCAGCAGAAGTTTTACGTACATGGTACGCTATCGTAGATGCTGCTGATTGGTCAACGTTTCAGGATATGAAGGATACCTTCAATACTGTAGACTTGATTGGCGACAATCATTATGTGTTCAACGTTGGGGGTAATAAGTATCGGATAATAGCCTTGATTTTCCTCCCTAGCAGACGTGTATACCTACGGGCTATACTCACTCATAAGGAATATGACAAACTCTCTAGAAAGCAGATTTTAGAGATGTAA
- a CDS encoding helix-turn-helix domain-containing protein, translating to MEAALSYNITNDTEHRQAIAQMIALEKDNENGKNEDRINEIGDAVVKYEESQGHTPEPPRTLQGILEVEMYKRRMNQRALAKALEITETRLSEFMRGKRELNIDLAKKIHVILGIDGNIILELTTNAELLEKNVKGMQLTQPSHSEWDYLRKPL from the coding sequence ATGGAAGCCGCACTTTCCTACAACATCACGAATGACACTGAACATCGACAAGCTATTGCCCAGATGATAGCTTTAGAAAAGGATAATGAAAATGGAAAGAATGAAGATAGAATAAATGAAATTGGAGATGCAGTAGTAAAATATGAAGAGTCACAAGGGCATACACCAGAACCGCCCCGAACATTACAAGGCATATTAGAAGTAGAAATGTATAAGCGTAGGATGAATCAACGTGCTTTAGCAAAGGCACTTGAAATCACAGAAACACGCCTAAGTGAGTTCATGAGAGGAAAGAGAGAATTGAATATTGATTTAGCTAAGAAGATACATGTGATTCTAGGTATAGACGGTAACATAATCTTAGAACTCACTACTAATGCAGAACTCTTAGAAAAGAACGTGAAGGGTATGCAACTAACTCAACCTTCACATTCAGAGTGGGATTACCTACGCAAACCATTATAA
- a CDS encoding GIY-YIG nuclease family protein translates to MKSIASLSELIKWCKSAELLLNTDAKREAAYDKGLISMLCDDAVFCVAWGNTNTPDGSWEYRFNINGSDADYGTDERFSAVTTNIGLITKITSSISWDTPPTSPNQGPTSTRSFTSATLENIKRTKRDYYTYVIEAEGLNMVKIGRAINVRSRLKQLQTGSPAKLYLLYSVAEDIEAELHQLLRFYRAEGEWFKSDTYVLDIIVTRMSKCKGGVRLSSKVNKYFNK, encoded by the coding sequence ATGAAGTCTATAGCTAGCCTTAGCGAGTTAATCAAATGGTGTAAATCGGCGGAACTGCTACTTAACACAGATGCTAAGCGTGAAGCTGCTTATGATAAAGGGCTGATTTCGATGCTGTGTGATGACGCTGTATTTTGTGTGGCGTGGGGCAACACAAACACACCTGATGGTTCGTGGGAGTACCGATTCAATATAAATGGTAGTGATGCAGACTATGGTACCGATGAGAGGTTTTCAGCAGTCACGACGAATATTGGCCTAATTACTAAAATAACTTCTTCCATTAGTTGGGATACACCACCAACATCTCCAAACCAAGGCCCAACATCTACAAGGTCGTTTACGTCTGCTACGTTAGAAAATATTAAGCGCACTAAACGTGATTACTATACCTATGTTATAGAGGCTGAAGGACTCAACATGGTGAAGATAGGTCGTGCTATTAATGTTAGAAGTAGATTAAAGCAGCTACAGACAGGTTCACCAGCAAAGCTATATCTACTTTACTCAGTAGCAGAAGATATAGAGGCTGAACTTCACCAGCTATTGCGCTTCTACAGGGCTGAAGGCGAATGGTTCAAATCTGACACTTATGTTCTTGATATCATCGTTACTAGGATGTCTAAATGTAAAGGTGGCGTACGACTTTCCAGTAAAGTCAATAAATACTTTAATAAATAA
- a CDS encoding T9SS type A sorting domain-containing protein yields the protein MSTSSARIRQLLALLVLLLANTTVFAQFPRQVSFSTNASSDFNLGGTAKLTGTSTSTDGVLQLTTNATNVAGYAIDQKSFPAPNGFSISFEFFSYGGNGADGFSVFLVDADKTTASETGINAFRIGATGGSLGYAQKNAAPATGQPDLRSPGVPNGYIGIGIDEFGNYANPSEGRVGGPGSRPDAVSIRGAGIGTDYNSTTDYPYLAGSGTLPFSLDVGTAGRVTDPLNPNYRRAYIDVVPQADGTYKIRVQIQHGTAIQTAIDNVTVPRPPANLRIGFAGSTGGSTNYHEIRNLAVLQSPVATDDRAGTRYDQPVTFSAIANDLFQYSTFKLGGVDLDPSTAGIQSTYTVAGKGTFTANDEGQVTFTPSGTFSGIVTIPYTVQDLAGSNASPIYQSNPANITVVVSGADVATTISGPTAANPGASVTYTVSTVNIGQEAALNVVPTLQLPTSATNIVMPANATRSASNLITFPAIASLESSAPPVAHTVTFTMPNSGSVTGTATYTASTPDPNLDNNSSTLTTNIIGISNVTSGCAAPGQDGAVTLTSTSEPNTYYPGLSVATDKKSIVLGTVRNATGLPITAGDLLLVIQMQGADINTSNTTAYGSGATGNGGSGNLSSNYSAGQYEYAIAASDVAADGTVRLQAALTYSYSNQNYSDATGGQRRFQVIRVPQYASVIVSGTVTGLPWNGTTGGVLIVDVAGQTTFSTGAVLDMNGKGFRGGSEKQFTGASGYASNDYRNVAVTGLAGAHGSKGEGLAGTPRYVNNAGSLLDTGVEGYFTGSVGSGAPGNAGGGGSDATPLTNLGNTGGGGGGNGGNGGNGGKYSSDAASLGGVGGAKGASASANRLFLGGGGGAGSSNMAASTIASGATGGGIIIIRTGMVSGAGTLRANGNDAATNSTGSGGGGGGAGGTVMVVARTTTNMSNIVVSTNGGKGGSATAATTSRGGGGGGGGGLIYANNALSLVSSSQGGTGGDTRVLGLANAKGTDGAPGTISAATTTSIPTGISSTTDCLPILTASLATSTPQLTRSSTSVKPATYIITVTNSGGQANNVSAMVTMGNGTSRTTGGSEAGTANGLIKYKAGSAVVKLTAADGTVTQLLAVARRGQAASAQYTQPTADSSTPTFSNITMPAGSTLTISYVAEVASSAVNNTPYQSGVKVIYPDPTRTSDANWASPGIMYTAMPTTAVPGNNYVSTSSMAEDIIITQPLPVELKQFSVAVIRQDAQLTWSTASEKKNDRFEVERSLDGQVFERIGTVKGAGYSAQTQTYHYLDANAARLSVGHPLYYRLRQVDMDGTDAYSPVRAIQFDAAQEATVSVYPNPTQTQATLELTSLPAGSYQVRILDLTGRVLREQTLAGQQLHQLSVAELPMGTYLVQVRGANTNLTLPLLRN from the coding sequence GTGTCTACTAGTAGTGCGCGCATCAGGCAACTGCTGGCGCTGCTAGTGTTGTTGCTGGCTAATACCACGGTATTTGCTCAGTTTCCGCGTCAGGTTAGCTTTTCCACAAACGCTAGCTCTGACTTTAACCTGGGCGGCACGGCCAAACTTACGGGTACCAGCACCAGCACTGATGGCGTTCTGCAGCTGACTACCAACGCCACCAACGTGGCAGGCTACGCCATCGACCAGAAGTCCTTTCCGGCGCCCAACGGCTTTAGCATCTCCTTTGAGTTTTTCTCATACGGGGGCAATGGCGCCGATGGCTTCTCGGTATTTCTGGTTGACGCTGATAAGACTACTGCCAGCGAGACAGGTATCAACGCGTTTCGTATTGGTGCCACAGGCGGTTCATTAGGTTATGCCCAAAAAAATGCTGCACCAGCAACCGGGCAACCGGACCTTAGAAGTCCAGGCGTACCAAACGGCTATATTGGCATTGGTATAGATGAGTTCGGTAACTACGCTAATCCGTCGGAAGGTCGGGTAGGCGGACCCGGCTCACGACCAGATGCGGTGTCGATACGCGGCGCTGGTATAGGTACGGACTACAACAGCACAACGGACTACCCTTACCTGGCGGGCAGCGGCACGCTACCCTTCAGCTTGGACGTAGGTACGGCCGGGCGTGTGACGGATCCTCTAAATCCAAACTACCGCCGGGCCTACATTGATGTTGTACCTCAAGCAGATGGCACCTATAAGATACGGGTGCAAATTCAGCACGGCACGGCTATTCAGACGGCTATTGACAATGTAACCGTCCCAAGACCTCCGGCCAACCTACGCATTGGCTTTGCCGGCTCTACGGGGGGTAGCACCAACTACCACGAAATTCGGAACCTAGCGGTATTGCAGTCACCAGTGGCCACCGACGACCGGGCAGGCACCCGGTACGACCAGCCGGTTACGTTCAGCGCCATTGCCAACGACCTATTCCAGTACAGCACATTCAAGCTGGGCGGTGTCGATCTGGATCCTTCCACTGCTGGTATTCAGTCTACCTATACTGTGGCTGGCAAAGGGACCTTCACCGCAAACGACGAGGGGCAAGTGACTTTCACCCCCAGCGGCACCTTTTCGGGCATTGTTACGATTCCGTATACGGTGCAAGACCTGGCAGGCAGCAACGCTAGCCCCATCTATCAGTCGAACCCGGCCAACATAACGGTGGTGGTATCTGGCGCCGATGTAGCCACTACCATCAGTGGCCCCACGGCCGCCAATCCGGGTGCTTCGGTTACGTATACCGTTTCTACCGTGAACATCGGTCAGGAAGCGGCCCTGAACGTAGTGCCTACGCTGCAGTTGCCAACCTCGGCAACTAATATTGTGATGCCTGCTAACGCTACCCGAAGCGCTTCCAACCTGATTACGTTTCCGGCCATTGCCAGCCTGGAAAGCAGCGCCCCCCCGGTGGCGCATACCGTTACATTCACGATGCCCAACAGCGGCAGCGTGACCGGAACAGCCACTTATACTGCTTCTACCCCCGACCCCAACCTCGACAATAACTCGTCAACTCTCACTACGAATATTATAGGCATCAGCAACGTAACCAGTGGCTGCGCTGCTCCCGGCCAGGATGGTGCTGTAACGCTTACAAGCACCTCCGAGCCCAACACTTACTATCCGGGTCTGAGCGTTGCAACCGATAAGAAAAGCATTGTGCTGGGTACTGTGCGCAATGCTACTGGCCTGCCCATCACGGCTGGCGACCTGCTCCTAGTAATACAAATGCAGGGAGCAGATATTAATACGAGCAACACTACCGCGTATGGCTCAGGCGCAACCGGCAACGGCGGTTCCGGCAATCTGTCGTCTAACTACTCTGCTGGTCAGTATGAGTATGCCATTGCCGCTAGTGATGTTGCCGCAGACGGCACTGTACGACTACAGGCCGCTCTAACGTACTCCTACAGCAATCAGAACTATTCTGACGCTACCGGCGGGCAGCGTCGTTTTCAGGTCATCCGCGTACCGCAGTATGCCTCCGTTATTGTTTCCGGTACTGTAACTGGTTTGCCCTGGAATGGTACCACAGGTGGCGTACTGATAGTTGATGTAGCCGGCCAAACAACATTCTCTACCGGCGCGGTGCTGGATATGAACGGCAAAGGTTTCCGCGGGGGGAGTGAAAAGCAATTTACAGGCGCCTCTGGCTATGCATCCAATGATTATCGTAATGTAGCTGTTACAGGTCTAGCTGGTGCACACGGTTCGAAGGGCGAAGGCCTTGCCGGCACACCGCGTTACGTTAATAACGCAGGCAGTTTGTTGGATACAGGTGTAGAAGGCTATTTCACTGGAAGTGTAGGAAGCGGTGCGCCTGGCAATGCAGGCGGTGGTGGCTCAGATGCTACACCGTTAACTAACCTAGGCAACACCGGCGGCGGCGGTGGCGGCAACGGTGGCAACGGCGGCAATGGTGGTAAATACAGCAGCGACGCTGCCTCTCTAGGAGGAGTAGGTGGGGCTAAAGGTGCTTCTGCTTCTGCCAACCGTTTATTTCTAGGTGGTGGCGGTGGCGCTGGCAGTAGCAATATGGCTGCTTCTACCATAGCCAGCGGTGCTACTGGCGGTGGCATCATCATTATACGGACCGGAATGGTTAGCGGAGCAGGTACGCTTCGGGCTAACGGCAATGATGCCGCTACGAACAGCACCGGATCTGGCGGTGGCGGTGGCGGTGCAGGTGGTACGGTCATGGTAGTAGCTCGCACGACGACAAACATGAGCAATATCGTAGTTTCCACAAATGGCGGTAAGGGAGGCAGCGCAACAGCTGCCACTACCAGTCGTGGCGGCGGCGGCGGCGGCGGCGGCGGCCTGATCTATGCTAACAACGCTCTGTCTCTCGTCTCTTCCAGCCAAGGCGGTACAGGTGGTGACACAAGAGTTCTTGGCCTTGCTAATGCAAAGGGAACAGATGGTGCACCGGGAACTATCAGCGCCGCTACTACTACCAGTATTCCGACCGGTATATCCAGTACCACCGACTGCTTGCCCATCCTCACGGCTTCGCTGGCCACGTCCACACCGCAGCTCACCCGCAGCAGCACTAGTGTTAAACCAGCTACGTACATTATCACAGTAACCAACTCGGGCGGCCAAGCCAACAATGTATCGGCGATGGTAACGATGGGTAACGGCACCAGCCGTACTACTGGTGGTTCTGAGGCCGGCACAGCCAACGGTTTGATCAAATACAAAGCCGGTAGCGCAGTCGTAAAACTTACGGCGGCCGATGGTACTGTCACTCAGCTGTTGGCAGTGGCCCGACGCGGGCAGGCTGCTTCTGCGCAATACACACAGCCTACTGCCGATTCTTCTACGCCCACGTTCAGCAATATCACGATGCCCGCGGGCTCTACCCTCACCATTTCGTACGTAGCCGAGGTGGCTTCCTCCGCGGTGAATAATACGCCTTACCAATCGGGCGTGAAAGTGATATACCCCGACCCTACTCGCACGAGCGATGCCAACTGGGCCTCTCCGGGAATTATGTATACGGCTATGCCAACCACTGCCGTACCCGGCAACAACTACGTGAGCACCAGCTCGATGGCCGAAGACATCATTATTACGCAGCCCCTACCCGTCGAGCTGAAGCAGTTCAGCGTAGCTGTTATTCGCCAAGATGCACAGCTGACGTGGAGCACGGCCTCGGAAAAGAAAAACGACCGGTTTGAGGTGGAACGCTCGTTGGATGGGCAGGTATTTGAGCGGATTGGTACAGTGAAGGGCGCAGGCTACAGCGCGCAGACGCAAACCTACCACTACCTCGATGCAAACGCTGCTCGCCTGAGTGTGGGACACCCTCTGTACTACCGCCTACGCCAGGTGGATATGGATGGCACCGACGCCTACAGCCCCGTACGGGCCATCCAGTTTGATGCGGCGCAGGAGGCCACTGTCAGCGTGTACCCTAACCCTACCCAAACGCAGGCCACACTGGAGCTAACCAGCCTACCAGCCGGCAGCTACCAGGTACGGATTCTGGACCTGACGGGTCGTGTGCTGCGCGAGCAGACACTGGCGGGCCAGCAACTGCACCAATTGTCTGTAGCAGAACTGCCAATGGGCACCTACTTGGTGCAGGTGCGCGGCGCCAATACCAACCTGACGCTACCGTTGTTGCGGAACTAG
- a CDS encoding nucleoside deaminase codes for MDSPQPEFMREAIRLSIEKMQAGHGGPFGAVVVKDGQIIARGFNQVTSTNDPTCHAEVDAIRKACTALGTHQLDGCDLYTSCEPCPMCLGAIYWARPRRVFYGNTKQDAAAIGFDDHFIYDEIERPLAERSIPMEQVLPEEAIEGFKAWQRHESRTSY; via the coding sequence ATGGATTCTCCCCAACCCGAGTTCATGCGCGAAGCCATTCGCCTTTCTATTGAAAAAATGCAGGCCGGTCACGGTGGCCCGTTTGGTGCCGTGGTGGTAAAAGACGGGCAGATTATTGCCCGCGGTTTCAACCAGGTAACTAGCACCAACGACCCTACCTGCCATGCCGAGGTAGACGCCATCCGGAAAGCCTGCACGGCGCTGGGCACGCACCAACTCGACGGTTGTGATTTGTACACCTCCTGCGAGCCGTGCCCCATGTGCCTGGGTGCCATCTACTGGGCCCGCCCGCGGCGGGTATTCTATGGCAATACCAAGCAGGATGCCGCCGCCATCGGCTTCGACGACCACTTTATCTACGATGAAATTGAGCGGCCATTGGCTGAGCGTAGCATTCCGATGGAGCAAGTGCTACCCGAAGAAGCCATAGAAGGATTCAAGGCATGGCAGCGGCACGAAAGCCGTACTTCATACTAA
- a CDS encoding heparinase II/III domain-containing protein: protein MQRSLTLPANQALYTGLFNSINTPPPTDTTSTSGRRSRATFAKNTAFALLLNRHPASAGGLEPLPANQRATLLTNATTLLATLNFQVSAWPSYTDWQWRSKELIDYLIAYDLLRGAGVPEMELTIGRAKLQKFAGNLHRQSVASIFGFTFYSTVKNNHTLMTAAALGMAAVVLNDATSTTASQQPATWIATGLYNIDNVLWQDAQRQSDPTAVAGYAEGPYYFKYAFLNCLPFFRAMGHFLPAGSLPYTFNGTTRNIPNPYYDPRYDRLYQWISAILMPDGRFPALEDSYVDMGMPELALTGNPAYARPLHLSKLAPTQLNSLTAQLRDVTVDMRAAYLAANVAPTPGPSGTLTSLPQSGNLIFRSGSDSLASYLHLYGKSQQARTTSGGHRHTDAGSFVLHAYGQLLALDAGYLSFDRRNEVKEATNHNMVLVDNAGPASDATSAVGTVQRAFQTENLSYGEVQSTYAGTTITRKTLFVRNSYYLLADFVQSNAPHAYTWQLHGYGLENGTTATGTFQSTLGSHEGTWSKNGVQLLAHVTATAGATNYATTTSAHELTYNTPENHTTLLVRKEGSAQTQFLAALYPYTAEPTLSPSTTSTSTTAALALTSTFQDVVFAQADTVLTQDESDLLPQAVSADGLLTFYSLDKANRFAQLFLQQGTTIRYGSTPVLTSSRRADISWQRLSSSLYSGYVSRATTLMLPLPTAPQTVTGTGVAAYQYDAAAQQLRITLTEATDFRVAATPGTPLPVVLASFEAQRQPAAVQLRWQTASESQNRGFAVQRSTDGVTFTTVGFAAGAGAAHRYAYHDATAPQALTYYRLQQQDHNSTASHSPVVAVAASAATLSVAPVPAQDFLTVSYPHSPIEIRLTLFDQHGRTILQQSFRQQTQLNVSALANGLYILRATDAAGQPIGQAQRVVVAH from the coding sequence GTGCAAAGGTCCTTAACGCTGCCGGCAAACCAGGCACTCTATACCGGGCTGTTCAATAGCATCAACACCCCACCACCTACGGATACGACCAGCACCAGCGGCCGGCGCAGCCGGGCTACGTTTGCTAAAAACACGGCCTTTGCGCTGCTACTCAACCGGCACCCGGCGTCTGCTGGGGGGCTGGAGCCACTACCGGCCAACCAGCGCGCTACCCTGCTCACCAACGCCACTACCTTGCTGGCTACCCTCAACTTTCAGGTATCGGCCTGGCCATCATACACTGACTGGCAATGGCGCTCCAAGGAGCTGATAGACTACCTGATAGCGTATGATTTGCTGCGCGGAGCCGGCGTGCCGGAAATGGAACTGACCATTGGTCGCGCTAAGCTTCAGAAGTTTGCCGGCAACCTGCACCGGCAGTCAGTGGCTTCTATCTTCGGCTTCACGTTTTATAGCACTGTCAAGAACAACCATACGCTGATGACGGCGGCGGCATTGGGCATGGCGGCCGTGGTGCTCAATGATGCCACCAGCACCACCGCCAGCCAGCAACCCGCTACCTGGATTGCCACCGGACTGTATAACATCGACAATGTACTGTGGCAAGACGCGCAACGGCAGTCGGACCCAACGGCGGTGGCGGGCTATGCTGAGGGGCCATATTATTTCAAGTACGCGTTTCTGAATTGCCTGCCTTTTTTTCGGGCGATGGGGCATTTTTTGCCGGCCGGCTCCCTACCCTATACCTTCAACGGCACCACGCGCAACATCCCCAACCCCTACTACGACCCGCGCTACGACCGTCTTTACCAATGGATATCGGCTATCCTGATGCCCGATGGCCGCTTTCCAGCGTTGGAAGACTCCTATGTGGATATGGGCATGCCCGAGTTGGCCCTTACCGGCAACCCGGCCTACGCGCGTCCGCTGCACCTGAGTAAGCTGGCGCCTACCCAACTAAACTCGCTAACGGCCCAGCTCCGCGACGTGACCGTAGACATGCGCGCTGCCTACCTCGCCGCCAACGTAGCCCCTACCCCTGGTCCATCGGGCACCCTTACATCTTTACCACAAAGCGGCAACCTCATCTTCCGCTCCGGCTCCGACTCACTGGCTTCCTACCTCCACCTTTATGGCAAAAGCCAGCAGGCCCGTACCACCTCCGGCGGCCACCGCCATACCGATGCGGGCAGCTTTGTGCTGCACGCCTACGGGCAGTTGCTGGCCCTGGACGCCGGCTACCTTAGCTTCGACCGCCGCAATGAGGTAAAAGAAGCCACCAACCACAACATGGTGCTGGTGGATAACGCTGGCCCGGCCTCGGATGCCACCAGCGCTGTGGGCACCGTGCAACGCGCTTTCCAAACCGAAAACCTCAGCTACGGCGAAGTGCAGTCTACCTACGCCGGGACCACGATTACGCGCAAAACGCTGTTTGTGCGCAACAGCTACTACCTACTGGCCGATTTTGTGCAGTCCAACGCGCCGCACGCCTATACGTGGCAGCTGCACGGCTATGGGCTGGAAAATGGCACCACCGCCACAGGCACCTTCCAAAGCACCCTCGGGTCCCATGAAGGCACCTGGTCTAAAAACGGTGTGCAACTGCTGGCTCACGTAACGGCTACGGCCGGCGCTACCAATTACGCTACCACTACCAGCGCCCACGAACTCACCTACAATACCCCTGAAAACCACACTACCCTGCTCGTACGCAAAGAAGGTAGCGCCCAAACGCAGTTTCTGGCAGCGCTTTACCCATACACCGCCGAGCCTACCCTCAGCCCCAGCACCACCAGCACGTCCACTACCGCCGCGCTGGCCCTCACCTCTACCTTCCAGGATGTAGTGTTTGCGCAGGCCGATACAGTGTTGACGCAGGACGAAAGCGATTTGCTTCCCCAAGCTGTTAGTGCCGATGGCCTTCTGACTTTTTATTCGCTGGATAAAGCCAATCGATTTGCGCAACTCTTTCTCCAACAAGGCACTACCATACGCTACGGCTCCACACCTGTGCTGACTTCGTCGCGGCGAGCCGATATCAGCTGGCAGCGTTTGAGTAGCAGTTTATACAGTGGCTACGTTAGCCGTGCCACCACCCTTATGCTGCCACTTCCCACAGCACCTCAAACCGTGACGGGCACAGGTGTAGCAGCGTATCAATACGATGCGGCCGCGCAGCAGCTCCGCATTACCCTGACGGAAGCCACCGACTTTCGGGTGGCGGCTACACCCGGCACGCCCCTACCCGTGGTACTGGCCAGCTTTGAAGCGCAACGCCAACCAGCAGCCGTACAACTGCGCTGGCAAACAGCCTCTGAAAGCCAGAACCGCGGCTTCGCTGTGCAACGCTCCACCGATGGCGTGACCTTTACCACTGTGGGATTTGCGGCCGGCGCGGGCGCAGCACACCGCTACGCCTACCACGATGCCACGGCCCCGCAAGCGCTGACGTATTACCGCTTGCAACAGCAAGACCATAATAGCACGGCTAGCCACTCACCGGTAGTGGCTGTGGCGGCTTCCGCTGCTACCCTATCGGTCGCCCCCGTTCCTGCGCAGGATTTTCTGACAGTTTCCTACCCCCATTCACCAATTGAAATCCGCCTGACGCTGTTCGATCAGCACGGCCGAACCATATTACAGCAGAGCTTCCGCCAGCAAACCCAGCTCAACGTTTCGGCCCTGGCAAATGGCTTGTATATACTGCGCGCCACTGACGCCGCCGGACAGCCGATAGGACAGGCGCAACGGGTGGTTGTTGCGCATTAA
- the ffh gene encoding signal recognition particle protein has product MFDNLSTKLDRAFKTLKGQGSITEINVASTVKEIRRALVDADVNYKVAKEVTDKIKDEAMGRDVLISVSPGQLMTKIVYDELTELMGGEKQDIVIKGEPAVVLLSGLQGSGKTTFAGKLANHIKKQNRNVLLVACDVYRPAAIDQLKVLGEQIGVEVYSEVENKNPVEISQNAIAYAKQNNKKVVIIDTAGRLAVDEQMMREIEQVKRAINPSETLFVVDSMTGQDAVNTAKTFNDRLNFDGVVLTKLDGDSRGGAALSIRAVVEKPIKFISTGEKMEALDLFYPDRMAQRILGMGDVISLVERAQQQFDEDEAKRINQKIRKNQFNFDDFLSQLEQIKKMGNLKDLVGMIPGMSKAIKDVDIDDDAFKPIEAIIKSMTPKERAQPELLNGSRRRRLAKGSGTDIQQVNNLMKQFEDMRKMMRTMNKMSQTKGGMAQMARMMGGMGKGGKF; this is encoded by the coding sequence ATGTTCGATAATCTCTCCACCAAACTCGACCGTGCGTTTAAAACCCTGAAAGGTCAGGGTAGCATCACGGAAATCAACGTTGCTTCTACCGTGAAGGAAATCCGCCGTGCCCTGGTGGATGCCGACGTGAACTATAAGGTAGCCAAGGAAGTAACCGATAAAATTAAGGACGAGGCCATGGGCCGCGACGTGCTCATCAGCGTGTCGCCGGGTCAGCTGATGACTAAGATTGTCTATGACGAGCTGACCGAGCTGATGGGCGGCGAGAAGCAGGACATCGTGATTAAGGGTGAACCGGCCGTGGTACTGCTCTCGGGTTTGCAAGGGTCGGGCAAAACCACGTTTGCCGGCAAGCTGGCCAACCACATCAAGAAGCAGAACCGCAACGTGCTGCTGGTGGCCTGCGACGTGTACCGCCCCGCCGCCATCGACCAGCTAAAGGTGCTGGGCGAGCAGATTGGGGTAGAGGTATACAGCGAAGTGGAGAATAAGAATCCCGTTGAGATTTCGCAGAACGCCATTGCCTACGCCAAGCAGAACAACAAAAAGGTAGTCATCATCGACACCGCCGGCCGCTTGGCCGTAGATGAGCAGATGATGCGCGAGATTGAGCAGGTGAAGCGGGCCATCAACCCCTCCGAAACCCTGTTTGTGGTGGACTCCATGACCGGCCAGGACGCCGTGAACACCGCCAAAACCTTCAACGACCGCCTGAACTTTGACGGCGTGGTGCTCACCAAACTCGACGGTGACTCGCGCGGCGGCGCTGCCCTCTCGATCCGGGCCGTGGTGGAGAAGCCCATCAAGTTCATCTCGACGGGTGAGAAGATGGAGGCCCTCGACCTGTTCTACCCCGACCGTATGGCCCAGCGTATCCTGGGCATGGGCGACGTGATTTCGCTGGTAGAACGCGCCCAGCAGCAGTTCGATGAGGACGAAGCCAAGCGCATCAACCAGAAAATCCGCAAGAACCAGTTCAACTTCGACGACTTCCTCTCGCAGCTGGAGCAGATCAAGAAGATGGGCAACTTGAAGGACCTGGTAGGCATGATTCCGGGTATGAGCAAAGCCATCAAGGACGTGGATATTGACGATGACGCGTTCAAGCCTATCGAAGCCATCATCAAAAGCATGACGCCCAAGGAGCGCGCCCAGCCCGAGCTGCTAAACGGTTCGCGCCGTCGTCGCCTGGCCAAAGGTAGCGGCACCGACATCCAGCAGGTAAACAACCTGATGAAGCAGTTTGAGGACATGCGCAAAATGATGCGCACCATGAACAAAATGAGCCAAACCAAAGGCGGTATGGCCCAAATGGCCCGCATGATGGGTGGCATGGGTAAAGGCGGCAAGTTCTAA